In Micromonospora purpureochromogenes, a single window of DNA contains:
- a CDS encoding hemolysin family protein, whose translation MTDLLIALALLLGNAFFVGSEFALIASRRTVVEPLAATSRRARWALSAMNQIPLMIAGAQLGITVCSLGLGAIAEPALAHLMEPAFHALGLPTSAVHPLSFLIALAVVVFLHTVVGEMVPKNITLAGPEPSALWLGPAMLAFCVATKPLLVAMKWAARRVLWLWRVEATEAVKTVFTAEELAGLVSQARTEGLLDAEEHARITGALALHRRTAADALQPWSTVTTVAEDVSPASLEVLATRTGRSRFPVVQRSTRRVLGFVHVKDVLGYAGASRRAPVPADVYRPLAVVPPDRTLADLLLAMRRERRHMVLVSDGRRPLGVVTLDDVLTAVVGK comes from the coding sequence ATGACTGACCTGCTGATCGCCCTGGCGTTGCTGCTCGGCAACGCGTTCTTCGTGGGCAGCGAGTTCGCGCTGATCGCGTCCCGCCGTACCGTGGTGGAGCCGCTCGCGGCGACTTCCCGGCGGGCCCGCTGGGCGCTGTCGGCGATGAACCAGATCCCGCTGATGATCGCCGGGGCGCAGCTCGGCATCACGGTCTGCTCGCTGGGGCTCGGGGCGATCGCCGAGCCCGCCCTGGCCCACCTGATGGAACCGGCGTTCCACGCGCTGGGGCTGCCGACCTCGGCGGTCCACCCGCTGTCGTTCCTGATCGCCCTCGCGGTGGTGGTCTTCCTGCACACCGTGGTCGGCGAGATGGTGCCGAAGAACATCACCCTGGCCGGGCCGGAGCCGTCCGCGCTCTGGCTCGGGCCGGCCATGCTGGCGTTCTGCGTGGCGACCAAGCCGCTGCTGGTGGCGATGAAGTGGGCGGCCCGCCGGGTGCTGTGGCTGTGGCGGGTGGAGGCGACCGAGGCGGTGAAGACGGTGTTCACCGCCGAGGAGCTCGCCGGGCTGGTGTCGCAGGCGCGCACCGAGGGTCTGCTGGACGCGGAGGAGCACGCCCGCATCACCGGGGCGCTGGCCCTGCACCGGCGGACCGCCGCGGACGCCCTGCAACCCTGGTCGACGGTGACCACGGTGGCCGAGGACGTCTCACCGGCGTCGCTGGAGGTGCTGGCCACCCGGACCGGCCGGTCCCGCTTCCCGGTGGTGCAGCGGTCGACCCGCCGGGTGCTCGGCTTCGTGCACGTCAAGGACGTCCTCGGGTACGCCGGGGCGTCCCGCCGGGCCCCGGTGCCCGCCGACGTCTACCGGCCGCTGGCGGTGGTGCCGCCGGACCGCACGCTGGCCGACCTGCTGCTGGCGATGCGGCGCGAGCGGCGGCACATGGTGCTGGTGAGCGACGGTCGCCGGCCCCTCGGCGTGGTGACATTGGACGACGTATTGACCGCTGTCGTTGGAAAATGA
- a CDS encoding excisionase family DNA-binding protein, giving the protein MDEVLTVEEAAARMKMSVRYVRRLVAQRRIAFHKVGRSVRLKASDVDAHVNAGRVEPGLSADDARRVDRS; this is encoded by the coding sequence GTGGACGAGGTGCTGACAGTGGAGGAAGCCGCGGCTCGCATGAAGATGAGCGTTCGCTACGTACGTCGGCTGGTCGCGCAGCGGCGCATCGCTTTTCACAAGGTGGGGCGGAGCGTGCGCCTCAAGGCCTCGGACGTGGACGCTCACGTCAACGCGGGCAGGGTTGAACCGGGTCTAAGCGCAGATGACGCGCGGCGAGTGGATCGATCCTGA
- a CDS encoding hemolysin family protein, which yields MPLVGFVLLTAGNAFFVAAEFALVTVDRAEIDRRADAGDGAAATVRRALRELSFQLSGAQLGITLTALLTGYLAEPALARLFAPVLRPVGGTERFGPLLALALATLLSMLFGELVPKNLALARPMPAALATAGPMHRFSRTLGWLIRALNGSANRLVRALGVEPQEELASARSPEELGLLAAISARAGALPPDIAMLLRRTIRFGDKRAAEAMTPRVDVVALRATASVAELLEASRQTGRTRFPVYEETLDLVTGVAGVPDALGVPLDRRALTTVAAVAREPVYVPESLDLDGVLAALKDAGADLAIVVDEYGGTDGVVTIEDLVEELVGEIADEFDPDAVDDAGAAELTVPGGERTVLLDGVLREDELAEQTGFRLPEGPYETLAGFLMARLGHIPVPGETVEESGYEFTVVEVERHRIEQVRVVRPEEPDGDD from the coding sequence TTGCCCCTGGTCGGCTTCGTCCTGCTGACCGCCGGCAACGCGTTCTTCGTCGCGGCCGAATTCGCCCTGGTCACCGTCGATCGGGCGGAGATCGACCGGCGCGCCGACGCCGGGGACGGCGCGGCGGCCACGGTACGCCGGGCGCTGCGCGAGCTCTCCTTCCAGCTCTCCGGGGCGCAGCTCGGCATCACGCTCACCGCGCTGCTCACCGGTTATCTCGCCGAGCCGGCGCTGGCCCGGCTCTTCGCCCCGGTGCTGCGGCCGGTGGGCGGGACGGAACGGTTCGGCCCGCTGCTCGCCCTGGCGCTGGCCACCCTGCTCTCGATGCTCTTCGGCGAGCTGGTGCCGAAGAACCTCGCGCTGGCCCGGCCGATGCCCGCCGCCCTGGCCACCGCCGGCCCGATGCACCGCTTCTCCCGGACCTTGGGCTGGCTGATCCGGGCGCTGAACGGGTCGGCGAACCGGCTGGTCCGGGCGCTGGGCGTGGAGCCGCAGGAGGAACTGGCCAGCGCCCGCTCCCCGGAAGAGCTGGGGCTGCTGGCGGCCATCTCGGCCCGGGCCGGGGCGCTGCCGCCGGACATCGCCATGCTGCTGCGCCGCACCATCCGCTTCGGCGACAAGCGCGCCGCCGAGGCGATGACCCCCCGGGTCGACGTGGTGGCGCTGCGGGCCACCGCCAGCGTGGCCGAGCTGCTGGAGGCGTCCCGGCAGACTGGACGGACCCGCTTCCCGGTGTACGAGGAGACCCTCGACCTGGTCACCGGCGTCGCCGGCGTACCGGACGCGCTCGGGGTGCCGCTGGACCGCCGCGCCTTGACCACCGTCGCGGCGGTGGCCCGCGAACCGGTGTACGTGCCGGAGAGCCTGGACCTCGACGGCGTGCTGGCCGCGCTGAAGGACGCCGGCGCCGACCTGGCCATCGTGGTCGACGAGTACGGCGGCACCGACGGCGTGGTCACCATCGAGGACCTGGTCGAGGAGCTGGTCGGCGAGATCGCCGACGAGTTCGACCCGGACGCGGTGGACGACGCCGGCGCGGCCGAGCTGACCGTGCCGGGTGGCGAACGGACCGTCCTGCTCGACGGGGTGCTCCGCGAGGACGAGCTGGCCGAGCAGACCGGCTTCCGGCTGCCCGAGGGCCCGTACGAGACGCTGGCCGGGTTCCTGATGGCGCGGCTGGGCCACATCCCGGTGCCCGGCGAGACGGTCGAGGAGTCCGGGTACGAGTTCACCGTGGTCGAGGTGGAGCGGCACCGGATCGAGCAGGTCCGCGTCGTGCGCCCGGAGGAGCCGGACGGCGATGACTGA
- the dcd gene encoding dCTP deaminase: MLLSDRDLVSEIKAGTLALEPFEPTLVQPSSIDVRLDKLFRVFNNHLYTHIDPAIQQDELTSMVEVPEGEAFVLHPGEFVLASTLEVISLGDQLAGRLEGKSSLGRLGLLTHSTAGFIDPGFSGHVTLELSNVANLPITLWPGMKIGQLCIFRLSSPAEHPYGSAVYGSRYQGQRGPTPSRSWQHWRTWPTR; this comes from the coding sequence ATGCTGCTCTCCGACCGCGACCTGGTCTCCGAGATCAAGGCGGGCACGCTCGCGCTGGAGCCCTTCGAGCCCACGCTGGTGCAGCCGTCCAGCATCGACGTGCGGCTCGACAAGCTCTTCCGGGTCTTCAACAACCACCTGTACACGCACATCGACCCGGCGATCCAGCAGGACGAGCTCACCTCGATGGTCGAGGTGCCCGAGGGTGAGGCGTTCGTGCTGCACCCCGGCGAGTTCGTGCTCGCCTCCACGCTGGAGGTCATCTCGCTGGGCGACCAGCTCGCCGGGCGCCTGGAGGGCAAGAGCAGCCTGGGCCGGCTCGGCCTGCTCACCCACTCGACCGCCGGCTTCATCGACCCGGGCTTCTCCGGTCACGTGACGCTGGAGCTGTCGAACGTGGCGAACCTGCCGATCACGCTCTGGCCCGGAATGAAGATCGGTCAGCTCTGCATCTTCCGGCTCTCGTCCCCGGCCGAGCACCCGTACGGCTCCGCCGTCTACGGGTCGCGCTACCAGGGCCAGCGCGGGCCGACCCCGAGCCGCTCCTGGCAGCACTGGCGCACCTGGCCCACGCGCTGA
- a CDS encoding zinc metalloprotease: MGLRPNLLTRRAAGVASTTFALLLSTAAVGVLPAASAFSAAPSEACAEPADVHSDARIKKGGIAKHEPNELTAKQVREREADLATALRERASFRAGAQAAAPLASVTIPVVVHVIQRDSTRAGGNIPDSMITSQISVLNQAYAGATGGAATAFGFQLTKINRVTNPAWYPIVQGSSAERSMKTSLREGGKNTLNIYLGELSDDLLGWATFPQRKLNSMDGVVVLSESLPGGTAANYNQGDTGTHEVGHWLNLYHTFQGGCSGSGDSVSDTPAEASPAFQCPTGRDTCTTAGLDPITNFMDYTYDSCMYQFTAGQASRMLTAWNAYRAA; this comes from the coding sequence ATGGGACTCCGTCCCAACCTGCTGACCCGGCGTGCCGCCGGTGTCGCGTCGACGACCTTCGCGCTGCTGCTCAGCACCGCCGCTGTGGGCGTCCTCCCCGCTGCTTCCGCCTTCTCCGCAGCCCCGAGCGAGGCCTGCGCCGAGCCGGCCGACGTCCACTCGGACGCCCGGATCAAGAAGGGCGGGATCGCCAAGCACGAACCCAACGAGCTGACCGCCAAGCAGGTCCGCGAGCGCGAGGCCGACCTCGCCACCGCGCTGCGCGAGCGGGCGAGCTTCCGGGCCGGCGCCCAGGCCGCCGCCCCGCTGGCCAGTGTCACCATCCCGGTCGTCGTGCACGTGATCCAGCGCGACAGCACCCGCGCCGGCGGCAACATCCCGGACTCGATGATCACCTCGCAGATCAGCGTGCTGAACCAGGCCTACGCCGGTGCCACCGGCGGCGCGGCCACCGCCTTCGGCTTCCAGCTGACGAAGATCAACCGGGTGACCAACCCGGCGTGGTACCCGATCGTGCAGGGCTCCTCGGCGGAGCGGTCGATGAAGACCTCCCTGCGCGAGGGCGGCAAGAACACGCTCAACATCTACCTGGGCGAGCTGAGCGACGACCTGCTCGGCTGGGCGACCTTCCCGCAGCGGAAGCTGAACAGCATGGACGGCGTGGTCGTGCTGAGCGAGTCACTGCCGGGTGGCACCGCCGCCAACTACAACCAGGGCGACACCGGCACCCACGAGGTCGGCCACTGGCTGAACCTCTACCACACCTTCCAGGGTGGATGCTCGGGCTCGGGTGACAGTGTCAGCGACACCCCGGCCGAGGCCTCGCCGGCGTTCCAGTGCCCGACCGGGCGGGACACCTGCACCACGGCCGGCCTGGACCCGATCACCAACTTCATGGACTACACCTACGACTCGTGCATGTACCAGTTCACCGCTGGTCAGGCGAGCCGCATGCTGACCGCGTGGAACGCGTACCGCGCGGCGTAA
- a CDS encoding tyrosine-type recombinase/integrase: MPAAILPALREHLAAFVDDNPEALVFTTPSGRPIWRGNLNKVIGWSTAVGKLGVPGLHFHDLRHTGNTIAARTGASTRELMARMGHDSAQAAMIYQHATSEADRAIA, from the coding sequence GTGCCGGCGGCGATCCTGCCGGCGCTGCGCGAGCACTTGGCGGCGTTCGTCGACGACAACCCGGAAGCGCTGGTGTTCACGACGCCGTCCGGCCGGCCGATCTGGCGCGGCAACCTCAACAAGGTCATCGGCTGGTCGACGGCAGTCGGCAAGCTCGGCGTGCCGGGTCTGCATTTCCACGATCTGCGGCACACGGGCAACACGATCGCGGCGCGGACGGGTGCGAGCACTCGGGAACTGATGGCCCGGATGGGTCACGACTCGGCGCAAGCGGCCATGATTTACCAGCACGCCACCTCGGAGGCGGATCGGGCCATCGCCTAG
- a CDS encoding IS5 family transposase (programmed frameshift), with protein sequence MVPDGLWQRIEPLLPKPERNPRYPGRRRIPDRKVLCGILFVLHTGIQWEFLPQELGFGSGMTCWRRLEEWNRAGVWQRLHELLLAELQAAGKLDWSRAVIDSSHVRAARRGPKSGPSPVDRARPGSKHHLLTEGAGIPLAVSLTGGNRNDVTQLLPLIDKVPPVRGRRGRPRQRPDDLYADRAYDHDKYRKAVRAKGIRPRIARRGQPHGSGLGTIRWVVERTIAWYHGMKRLRIRWERRDDIHEAFLALATCIITYRHVVRLC encoded by the exons ATCGTGCCGGACGGGCTGTGGCAGCGCATCGAGCCGTTGCTGCCCAAGCCCGAGCGCAATCCGCGGTATCCGGGGCGTAGGCGGATCCCGGACCGCAAGGTCCTGTGCGGGATCCTGTTCGTGCTGCACACCGGCATCCAGTGGGAGTTCCTGCCCCAGGAACTGGGGTTCGGATCGGGAATGACCTGCTGGCGGCGCCTGGAGGAATGGAACCGCGCCGGAGTGTGGCAGCGACTGCACGAGCTGCTCCTGGCCGAACTGCAGGCCGCCGGGAAGTTGGACTGGTCGCGGGCGGTCATCGACTCCTCGCACGTCCGGGCGGCCAGACGTGGCC CCAAAAGCGGGCCGAGCCCGGTCGATCGCGCCCGCCCAGGCTCGAAGCACCACCTCCTGACCGAGGGCGCCGGCATCCCCCTCGCCGTGTCGCTGACCGGCGGCAACCGCAACGACGTCACCCAACTGCTCCCGCTGATCGACAAGGTCCCACCGGTGCGCGGACGCCGCGGCCGGCCACGCCAGCGCCCCGACGACCTGTACGCCGACCGCGCCTACGACCACGACAAGTACCGCAAAGCCGTGCGAGCCAAGGGCATCCGCCCACGCATCGCCCGCCGCGGCCAACCCCACGGCTCCGGACTGGGCACCATCAGATGGGTCGTCGAGCGCACAATCGCCTGGTACCACGGCATGAAACGGCTACGCATCCGGTGGGAACGCCGCGACGACATCCACGAAGCCTTCCTCGCCCTCGCCACCTGCATCATCACCTACCGACACGTCGTGCGACTTTGTTAG
- a CDS encoding C40 family peptidase gives MPVATMPPHRHAQVCPPAGKAGLRRVARRLLTLVAAVVVGAGMFAVPAHAAPTPEEIEAAIDKQWEQLEPTIEQYNKVRAQLKANRKKSAELEKKIQPLALQSELAMNRVGDLASHYYMTGPSQEIGALLVGNKPGTLAEQLTMLDRLAAHQRKELEGVLAVRRKYDDQKRKLDELIAAEVKQEKDLAAKKTQINAEIKRLQASMPKTTVKVAGCPTINGVVSAKAQTAIRVACQQVGDPYVWGADGPDSFDCSGLTQYAYKAAGIYLTHHTGDQWNEGRAIPRSEARPGDLVFFFSDLHHMGLYLGNDIMVHAPRTGKPVQVSSINYMPVAGFRRPY, from the coding sequence GTGCCGGTGGCAACCATGCCCCCTCATCGTCACGCCCAGGTTTGCCCGCCCGCCGGCAAGGCCGGTCTGCGGCGGGTCGCCCGCCGCCTGCTCACCCTGGTCGCCGCCGTGGTCGTCGGCGCCGGGATGTTCGCCGTGCCGGCGCACGCCGCGCCCACGCCCGAGGAGATCGAGGCGGCGATCGACAAGCAGTGGGAGCAGCTCGAGCCGACCATCGAGCAGTACAACAAGGTTCGCGCCCAGCTGAAGGCCAACCGGAAGAAGTCGGCCGAGCTGGAGAAGAAGATCCAGCCGCTGGCCCTGCAGAGCGAGCTGGCGATGAACCGGGTGGGCGATCTGGCTTCCCACTACTACATGACGGGGCCCTCGCAGGAGATCGGCGCGCTGCTGGTCGGCAACAAGCCCGGCACGCTCGCCGAGCAGCTGACGATGCTGGACCGCCTCGCCGCCCACCAGCGCAAGGAGTTGGAGGGCGTCCTCGCCGTCCGGCGCAAGTACGACGACCAGAAGCGCAAGCTCGACGAGCTGATCGCCGCCGAGGTCAAGCAGGAGAAGGATCTGGCGGCCAAGAAGACGCAGATCAACGCGGAGATCAAGCGGCTGCAGGCGTCCATGCCGAAGACCACCGTCAAGGTGGCCGGCTGCCCGACCATCAACGGTGTGGTGAGCGCCAAGGCGCAGACCGCCATCCGGGTGGCCTGCCAGCAGGTCGGTGACCCGTACGTCTGGGGTGCCGACGGGCCGGACTCCTTCGACTGCTCGGGTCTCACCCAGTACGCCTACAAGGCCGCCGGGATCTATCTGACCCACCACACCGGCGACCAGTGGAACGAGGGCAGGGCCATCCCGCGCTCCGAGGCGCGCCCGGGCGACCTGGTCTTCTTCTTCAGCGACCTGCACCACATGGGCCTCTACCTGGGCAACGACATCATGGTCCACGCCCCCCGGACCGGTAAGCCGGTCCAGGTCAGCAGCATCAACTACATGCCGGTCGCCGGCTTCCGGCGACCGTACTGA
- a CDS encoding transposase family protein, producing the protein MLSYPSTISLSSRTLNHLADLIRQHRNQHRSRWRRLDPGRQALLALAHLRNGDTYTRLAAGFAVGVATAWRYVQEAIVLLAAVAEDLATAMRRIRQLAYAILDGTLIPIDRVADQKPYYSGKHKRHGVNVQVIADAAGRLVWASPALPGSAHDLTAARIHGIIEALTSADVMTFADKGYQGARGSVRTPFKRRRFRPKLSRRQKTVNRAHARIRARGERAIATLKTWKILAKLRCCPRRATAIVQAILVLHHVEANRYAG; encoded by the coding sequence GTGCTGTCTTACCCTTCCACGATCTCGCTGTCCAGCCGCACCCTGAACCACCTCGCTGACCTCATCCGCCAGCACCGCAACCAGCATCGATCCCGGTGGCGGCGCCTCGATCCGGGCCGGCAGGCGCTGCTCGCCCTGGCCCACCTGCGCAACGGCGACACCTATACCCGGCTCGCCGCCGGGTTCGCCGTCGGCGTCGCCACCGCCTGGCGCTACGTACAGGAAGCGATCGTGCTGCTCGCAGCGGTCGCCGAGGATCTGGCCACGGCGATGCGGCGTATCCGGCAACTGGCGTACGCGATCCTGGACGGCACGTTGATTCCGATCGACCGGGTGGCAGACCAGAAGCCGTACTACTCCGGCAAGCACAAGCGCCATGGCGTGAACGTGCAGGTCATCGCCGATGCCGCCGGCCGGCTCGTCTGGGCCTCACCGGCACTGCCGGGCTCGGCGCACGACCTCACCGCCGCCCGCATCCACGGCATCATCGAAGCGCTGACCAGCGCGGACGTGATGACCTTCGCCGACAAGGGCTACCAGGGCGCGCGGGGCAGCGTGCGCACGCCGTTCAAGCGGCGCCGCTTCCGGCCGAAACTGTCGCGCCGGCAGAAGACGGTCAACCGGGCGCACGCGAGGATCCGAGCCCGCGGCGAACGGGCCATTGCCACGCTCAAGACCTGGAAGATCCTGGCCAAGCTGCGCTGCTGCCCGCGCCGCGCCACCGCGATCGTGCAGGCCATCCTCGTCTTGCACCATGTCGAAGCAAACCGCTACGCAGGATGA
- a CDS encoding DUF6228 family protein — MNAPLIIGYPPAESTWVLHPPEDPWGDGYVAVMQVELHDQGLTARRGVELAWPTHAQEPDLVIFFQQLADDWRGWEGERSWRSLDATMRITARHDGKGHVSLGGTLHQDSYSPDGWLARVFITVEAGEQMTSLVADLRAHFEGLAR; from the coding sequence ATGAACGCCCCACTGATCATCGGCTATCCACCCGCAGAGAGCACGTGGGTGCTTCATCCACCAGAAGACCCGTGGGGTGACGGGTACGTCGCCGTGATGCAGGTGGAGCTGCATGACCAAGGACTCACCGCTCGGCGCGGAGTAGAGCTTGCATGGCCGACTCACGCCCAGGAGCCGGACCTCGTCATCTTCTTTCAGCAGCTCGCCGACGACTGGCGTGGCTGGGAGGGTGAACGTAGTTGGCGATCATTGGACGCCACCATGCGGATCACTGCCCGCCACGACGGCAAGGGGCACGTCTCTCTAGGTGGAACCCTTCACCAGGACTCCTACTCACCCGACGGATGGCTCGCCCGAGTCTTCATCACCGTCGAGGCGGGAGAACAGATGACCTCGCTCGTTGCCGATCTTCGTGCCCACTTCGAGGGACTGGCGAGGTGA
- a CDS encoding pyridoxamine 5'-phosphate oxidase family protein codes for MTSWSEFAADEPRLADGIRLLMQQYGPGFGYLATVRADGGPRVHPVCPVITDEGLFCFVVDSPKRRDLERDGRYALHSFPPEETDDEAYVAGRAQPVTDPARVARVARLGRAAPQVDWRLFEFSVDVAMLTRRDQGGLGQPGEGHGSSAVQVWLDPVAAHRGGDAAGVPDRRPARRGRHGFDTRRPAA; via the coding sequence ATGACTTCCTGGTCCGAATTCGCCGCTGACGAGCCCCGACTCGCCGACGGGATCCGCCTTCTCATGCAGCAGTACGGGCCGGGCTTCGGCTACCTGGCCACCGTCCGCGCCGACGGTGGGCCCCGGGTGCACCCGGTCTGCCCCGTGATCACCGACGAGGGGCTGTTCTGCTTCGTCGTCGACTCGCCCAAGCGCCGCGACCTCGAACGCGACGGGCGCTACGCGTTGCACTCGTTCCCGCCGGAGGAGACCGACGACGAGGCGTACGTCGCCGGTCGCGCGCAACCGGTCACCGACCCGGCCCGGGTCGCCCGGGTGGCCCGCCTCGGCCGGGCGGCGCCGCAGGTCGACTGGCGACTCTTCGAGTTCAGCGTCGACGTGGCGATGCTGACCCGGCGCGACCAGGGTGGGCTCGGCCAGCCCGGCGAGGGCCACGGGTCCTCCGCCGTTCAGGTCTGGCTCGATCCGGTCGCCGCCCACCGCGGCGGGGACGCCGCGGGCGTACCCGATCGGCGGCCGGCCCGCCGCGGCCGCCACGGGTTCGACACCCGCCGCCCCGCCGCCTGA
- a CDS encoding C40 family peptidase, whose translation MAHHAPRPPSYRSTQVARLTAAPRPRWSRFTTVIAALAGAAVVLTGGATAAHAEPSVAEIERQIDQDWNRLEPIIEQHNATRQDLAAKRRQADALAKRIEPLQLQVDIAMNQVTGLAAEAYKGENLSAVNALLGSRSPAELVDQLELLDRFAQRQQRDVRAVKELRDKLAAEKAPLDEMVAQLTRTEAQLAAKKKQINAEIDRLQKLRLKVYGNGGGGALRPAPCPAGYPGGPAGTAVKFACAQIGKPYVWGADGPNSYDCSGLMLAAWAKAGVSLPHNARQQRQVTARVSRADLRAGDLVFYYADLHHVGMYVGGGWVVHASQAGVPIKMKRVDDGPINSYGRPG comes from the coding sequence GTGGCACACCATGCCCCGCGGCCACCGTCGTACCGGTCGACCCAGGTCGCCCGGCTGACGGCTGCGCCGCGCCCACGCTGGTCCCGCTTCACCACCGTCATCGCCGCCCTCGCCGGTGCCGCCGTCGTACTGACCGGTGGCGCCACGGCGGCCCACGCCGAACCCTCGGTCGCCGAGATCGAGCGGCAGATCGACCAGGACTGGAACCGGCTCGAACCGATCATCGAGCAGCACAACGCCACCCGTCAGGACCTGGCCGCCAAGCGCCGGCAGGCCGACGCGCTGGCCAAGCGCATCGAGCCGCTGCAACTCCAGGTCGACATCGCGATGAACCAGGTCACCGGGCTCGCCGCCGAGGCGTACAAGGGGGAGAACCTCTCCGCCGTCAACGCCCTGCTCGGCAGCAGGTCCCCCGCCGAACTGGTCGACCAGCTCGAACTGCTCGACCGGTTCGCCCAGCGCCAGCAGCGCGACGTGCGGGCCGTCAAGGAGCTGCGGGACAAGCTGGCCGCGGAGAAGGCGCCGCTGGACGAGATGGTCGCCCAGCTGACCCGTACCGAGGCCCAGCTGGCCGCGAAGAAGAAGCAGATCAACGCTGAGATCGACCGGCTGCAGAAACTGCGGCTCAAGGTGTACGGCAACGGTGGCGGGGGCGCGCTGCGCCCGGCCCCGTGCCCGGCCGGCTATCCCGGCGGCCCGGCCGGCACGGCGGTCAAGTTCGCCTGCGCGCAGATCGGCAAGCCGTACGTCTGGGGCGCCGATGGCCCCAACTCGTACGACTGCTCCGGACTGATGCTCGCGGCGTGGGCGAAAGCCGGTGTCTCGCTGCCGCACAACGCCCGCCAGCAGCGCCAGGTGACCGCCCGGGTCAGCCGCGCCGACCTGCGCGCCGGCGACCTGGTCTTCTACTACGCCGACCTGCACCACGTCGGCATGTACGTCGGCGGCGGCTGGGTGGTGCACGCCTCCCAGGCCGGGGTGCCGATCAAGATGAAGCGGGTCGACGACGGGCCGATCAACAGCTACGGCCGGCCGGGCTGA